TGACGCTGGCTGCCGCAGCAGGTGCCCAGCTACAGGAGACGGAAGGGCGCGCCTGGTCTGCGGATCACATTGCTGCCGCACCGGCCCGATATGGCAGTGAGAGCGACGCGCTGTGCGGGATCATTCAGGACAGCGACACGGCGAAGGTGGAAGTGCTGTCCCGCGCTACGCTCATAGAAGAAGGAGAAAGCGAGGAAGAGGACAACGACACTCCCATAACGGACAGCGGCATCCAGCGCAGTACAGCCTATGTGTACACCTACGTCCAAATGCTGGCTGGTGGGGTCATCCAATATGAAAGTGCGCCCTCTCCCGCTTCTGAGGTCATCGACGTGCTGGACGGCGACGGCGTGACACTGACGGGGTTCGCTCTGCCGGATCTGGAGGGGCTGACCGTGACGCACATCCGTCTGTACCGTACGGTTTCCGGGCTGGAATCGTCAGAGTTCCGTCTGGTGGTCGAAATCCCTGTGGAAGAGCTGGAGACGGCCGACTGGCAATACACGGACGCCCTGCATGACAAGGACGTCTCCACCGAAGTCCTCCAGACGAGCACCTGGGACCCCATCCCGGACAATGCCCGCGGTCTCATCAAGACGGACAACGGCATCTATGCTGCCTTTCGAGGCAATGAACTGCTGATCTCTGAACCATTTATCCCTTATGCCTTCCCCGCATCCTACCGCCTGACTGTCGAGGACAGCATCGTGGCCCTGGCCCATGTGGACAATACCATCGTCGTGCTGACCACAGGCCGCCCGTATCTGGCGCAAGGCTCGGTGCCGGAAAGTCTGGCCCTGACCCACCTGCCCATCGAGCAGGCCTGCGTCTCCGCCCGCAGCGTGGCCACGCTGCCCGGAGGTGTGCTGTATGCCAGCCCGGACGGGCTGATGCTGTTTTCCAGCAATCAGCAGACGTTGGCCACAGATCAAACATACAGCAGGGAACAGTGGCAGGCGCTGGGGCCGGAACGGCTTATGGGGGCCGTGCATGAGAACCGCTATATCGGCTTCTTTGAGGGGAGCAGCAGCGGCATCCTGTTCCACATCGGGCGTGCGGACGTCACCCGCCTGGAATTGCCGGAAGGATGGAAGGTGCGCTGCCTGTACCACCACAGCGAGGATGATGCCCTGTATCTGAGCGTGGAAACGCCGGATGGCCCTGGTATCTGGAAGTTTGAAGCCGACGATGCCGCCCCCCTGCCCTATTGCTGGCACAGCAAGACCTTCTTTTCCTCGGCCCTGTGTGCCATGGCCGCTGCCCGTGTGCAGGGAGAGATGTCCCCTGGAAATCCTGTCAAGATGGACATTTTTGGCCCGGACAGCGTACGGCAAAGGGAAACCCTGTTTTTGACCGGTGACAAGGCCGTACGCATACGGCCGACACGCGCCGAACGTGTATGGAGTTTTTGCCTGTCCGGGACGGCCGACGTTTACGAGGCGCGCCTGGGAGGCAGTATCGAAGGGGTAGAAAATGGTATCTGAAAGCCTCGACCGCGGGCTGCAAAGCGTCCCACGCGGACTGCCTTCCGGACTGACCATCTACCTGCAAAGCCTCGACGCTGTCGTTCGGCGTTTGGCCGGCCTGTCTCGTGGTTCTGAAAAAGCGCAGGCCGTGCGGCGTGGAGATTCCGGTATCACGTTGGGAGGGAATACCCAGACGACGATAACGACAACGAAGCTGGCTGATGGAGCTGTAACGGCGGCCAAGTTGGCAGACGGAGCCGTGACTTCTGCCAAGATCGCTGACAACGCCATCACCGGGGCCAAGATCGAGATGGGCAGCATCGGCAGCCGTGAGCTGGGGGTCAAATCCGTTGGTGAAGAAGAATTACAGCCTGGGGCTGTCACCACATCGCGGGTTGCCGATGCCGCCATCACCACGGAAAAGCTGGCGGACGGAGCTGTGACACCGGAGAAGATGGCGCCCGGGACACTTTTCGACATGGCCCAGGAAGCCGGCACAGCGGCGGATGGTGAGCAGGTAACGCTGCTGGGCAACTTTGCCATGATGCCGCTTCTCGCCATTGCCGGGTTCAAGATGCCCTTCCCGGATGATGCGTCCAGACCGGCAGAAGGAAACCTTAAAGTAGCACTTGAAAATCTCCACAAGGATACTGCCACAGGACGCTGGACCTTCACCGCCCGCTGCTGCCTTGAAACGCCCCTGGAAGACGGGACAATCGAGACCATCAGCAGCGGGACGCTTGCCTGGAGCGCGGCAGGAGAGGAGGCAGACGATGCAGGATAGCCGTTTGCACATGCACTATCTGGGGGACACCAACGCCGAGCGCAATCTTTTGCGTGCCATCTACGGACGTCTGAAAAGCGAAAAGACGCTCTCCTGTACCTACTATGACGGCACGATCCGCAGCGAGGAAGAATTCCTGGCGGACATCCTGCACCCCGGAAGCCTGCCCTTTCTGGTCTTCTGGGAAGGACGTCAGGCCGGTTTCTGCTGGTTCAATACCGTCCGGGGGAAGAGCGCCTACGGGCATTTTGTGTTCTTCCGCGACTTCTGGGGCCACCAGACCACCTGCCAGATGGGGCGGGCCATATTCTCCCGCGTGCTGACCTTCAAGGATCAGCAGGGCTACCTGTTCGACGTACTGCTGGGCCTGACGCCAAGGAAAAATGCTTTGGCGTGGCGCCTGGCTCTCCTATGTGGTGCGCGCCAGATCGGCGTCATCCCCCATGGAGTTTTTGATGCTGCAAACGGCAAAAGTGCTGACGCCATGCTCGTGGCCGTGACCCGTGACAGCCTGGGGATAGAGAAATGAGGATCTACACCAGAATCGTTTTCAAAATGGACGATATGTCCGTGATCGAAGCGGATGCCTACGATTACGACGGGCCCGTAGCCCTGTGCGGCGGTAGCGGGGGCGGCAGCAGCACGACCAATACCGTGGACTATGAGTACAACGCCCGCATGGCGGCGCTTTCCGAAGAGCAGCAGGCCTGGGCACGGGAATACTTTGAAATGTGGCAGACGCATTTCAAGCCTTATGAGATCGCCCAGGCCCAGGCCAACATGGAAATGCTGCCGCTGGAAACGAACCTGTACAAGAACCAGTTACAGGCAGCCACGCAGCTGCTGCCCCAGCAGACGGAAGCCGCCCAGAAGTTCCTGGAAGCGTCCACCTCCGGCGTTGACATCAATGAACGCATGGCCCTGGCTACCGCTGATGCCTCCAGCGCCTGGAAGGACGTGCAGGGGCAGACACTGCGGGCAAATGCCCGGATGGGCGTCAACCCGAACAGCGGACGCTTTCAAGGCGTCAACGCCGCGCTGGATACCCAGAAGGCCGCGCAGCTTGCAGGCGCCAGAACGCAGGCCCGTGTGGGTGCGGAACAGGAAAACTATGAACGTCTGAAGAATGCCGCCAGCTTCAATGCCACGGGCGGGATCCTGAGCGGGCTTGGCGCTCTGTCCAGTTAAGGAGGAATCATCATGGCACTGTACGCCTCCAAAAATCCTTTCAACCGGGCAAGCGATACCTTTCAGCAGGCCACTCAGACCATGGGCAGCCGGACCAAGGAAGGGCCCAGGACAGAATATGAGCCGGCGCCGCCCACTCCCGGGCAAGTCATCACGCAAGGCCTTGGTGTGGTGGGCACGGGCAAGCAGCTCTATGGCATGGGGCAGGACGCCTACGGTTTTCTGGCAGGACTTGGGGCCCCGGATGCCGCTGCGGAAGCAGCCAGCGCAGGAGCCGGAGCCGCGCCTGCCACAGGCGGTGTCCAGGCGGCACAGGCCGCCGACCTTGCCCTGCCCGCCGTGCAGGCCCAGACAGGGGCTCAGGCCGCTGCCAGTGACGTGGCGACATCCGGGCTGCACATGGCGCCCCAGGAGGCCGCCCAAAGCCTTGGCCCGATGTCAGGAGACCTGACCAAACCCATCGGCGAAGGCGTGTCCGGCGGGGCTTCAGGGACTGCGGAAGGCGCCGCGGCTGGCGCGGGATCGGGATTTTCCCTTGGTCCGATGCTGGGATCAGCCGCGGGCGGCGTGCTTGGTTCGCTGGGCGGTCAGACCCTGGGACAAGCCATTGGCGGGAATACGGGCGGCCAGGTGGGCAAAGTCGTGGGGGGTGCAGCTGGCGGTGTGCTCGGCAGCATGGCGGCAACGTCCCTTGCTTCCAGCCTAGCAGGCGGAGCCGCGGCCGGGTCCGTGGCCCCTGGTGTGGGGACGCTCATCGGCGCCGGTATCGGCGCTCTGACCTCTTTCTTTTTCTAGGGGGGCGTCATGGCTCTTTACAAGACGGGCATCAATCCTTCCCAGATGGCGCAATCCGCCATGAATGCCGCCACACAGGCTGCGGCCTCACAGACCAAGCAGACCACCACCAAGGTCAAGAAAGAAGGCAACGTCTGGGATGACATCTACAAGGGGGCCGCAGCGGTCGCCGCTGTGGGCAGAGGCGTCAATTCCCTGGTGGATGCGGCGGGCAGCGCGTGGGACATGTACGACCAGTACAAACTGCGCAGCGCCTATGACGACGTGAGCAAGACCTTTGGACAGGGTGGCTTTGAAAGCATCCAGAACAACCCGGACATGCAGGACTACTGGCACGCCCAGGCTGTGGGGCAATTCGTCAAGGACAGGGCCGGCACGGAAAAGGGCCGCCTGGAGATGCTGAAGAGCATGGATGCCGCTGCCGACAAGCAATACCAGGACTGGCGGATGCAAGCCATGACGGTCAACAAAGCCTTCCAGGCAGGAGATATGCAGCAGTTCATGCCCCTTATGGAGCAGCTGGCTGCAACATCCCCTCTGCCCTACCGGCTTGAAGGAACCCAGGACGGAAAGTTCAGGGTGTTGTTCCGTTCTGACCAGCACCAAGGATGGACGGCCACAGACCAAGTAATCACCCCACAGGAAGCCATGAACGAGGTGAACAAGGTTTTGCAGGGCGAACAGTCCGTCTTGCGCGGTCTTGACGGGAAACTGCATCCCGTCAACCCGGGATTCAATGCCGCAGCTGCCCGCTACTATTGGGGTACCGTCATGGGCAATGCCGAGAACAGGCTCGACCCGAAGAAACAGATCCCCCTCTACGATTCCGACGGGAATGTCGTCGGCCTGGGCGTGATCCAGAATCCTGTGGATGACTACGGCGCCCAGCCAAGGCTGCTGGTTTTTGACCGCCGCGGCAGACAAGTCGGTGTGTATGATGGCATGGAAGGCGTCCTGCAAGCCGGTATGAGCCCCTACAGGCCGGCAAAGCAGAAAGGCAGCGGCAATGACCAGACCGCAGGTGGTTTCAAGCTGACCGACGGCGACCGCTCTGCCCTGCGCCGGGCCTGTACCGTCATGGATCCGAACAGCGGAGAGGAACGTGTGGACCACGGCAAGGTCGCCGCTCTTGAAAACTTCATGCAGCGCCATGGGCTTTCTGCCGACGCTGTCCTGGCCGCTTTTGACGAAAACGTGGCCATAGCCATGCAACAGGGAGCGCCCAACAGGCAGACCGCAGAAAAAGCTGTGCTGGATATGATGCGGGGGAGAGCCCCTGTGCAACGGAATTCCGGCAATCAGGCCGGTGGCAGTGCCCATGCCGGAGGCCAGCAAGGTGTGCTTTATGGTCTTGGGGAAAGGATCAGAAAAGCTGCTGACGGCAAATCCGGCTCCACCAGTGCCAGCGCGCCGACATCAGACAAGACCGCTCCCTCTGCTGCGGAGAGATTCTGGAACGAGCCAGGTTATCTGCCCCAGCTGCTGGGTGGCATGGGGAAAGGGGTCCTTGATGACCTGAACGATCCCAAGGCCCCGACATCCATCCCAGGCTACTACTAGCCAGCCAGGACTTTAAGCTCTTTGACAACGGCATAGAGAGGAGAGGAAAGGGCCGGGAATCATCCGGTTCCCGGCCCATGTTTTTTAGCGGCCCAGCGCCACGGCCACGTTGAGGCTTAAGAGAAGCTGACGGGACCAAGAAAGCCCCGCCGAAGCGGGGCCTCAACCAAATATGGTGTTCAACCTACGAAGCTGCTTCCAGTTCCACCTCGGAGTTCTGACACCGGCACGACGGGCTCAGCGTCCCGTCATTACACACGACGCGCCCATTATGGCACCGCCCAGATACTCCGCCATGCCACGAGCAGCAGCCGCGCTGGACACTCAAGATACCAGCCAGCGGGTCGTCATCATTTTGTGAGAGGTCTGGGGCGCATTGCAAGGGCTGCGTTTGGGACAAGACCTCGGTTTCTTCCGCCCATGCCGGCGCGGAAAAAAGCATTCCTGCCACCGCTACTGTGCCAAGGATTTTCCACATCATCGTTTTCATCTCCCCCTCCTTTTTACCAAAGCCCCACCTGCTGGCAGGGTGCCTTGACGAATCGATTTTCGTTTCCCTGGAGTTTTTCAATACGTTTGGCGCGGGTACACTCCCATTGATCGATAGGGTACATCTTGTTCCACGCTTCGAAAAGCTGACGCTGTTGACGGCTGAGACGGTACTCGTCATAGCTGTCTGCCATGTAGAGGGCCGCGCGGGCTACCTGCCCCTTAGCACGGGTTGGGGGCTCAAAGCGATTTCCGTCCATCTTGGCTTCGCAAGTGCCAAAGGCCGACTTAGCCGAAGGCAGTTCTGAGTACTGCTTATTGCCCCGGACCGCGTTCACAGCGCCGATGGCGGGGAACAGGTTGTACATGTCAGCTTGCATATGCCGGTACTCCATATTCACCTTCTCAGCGCACTTGCGGCCCTTGAATGGTTTGCCCTTGCTTACGCACTGGGGATGACCTTCACGCCATTCTTCGAAGGCTCGCCCAAAGTTTTCAGCCGGTACGGCATGTTCCCACTCGACTTTGGAAGCACGCTTCTGGTGCTTCTCCGTCACGAATCCGTCGGGCAAGTCGATGTTTTTTCCCTCATCGAATATGGCTCCGCAGTAGAGCGTAACCCTGTGGTCGAAGTAGACCTGACGCTCCAGCATCTTTTTCGCTTTGGCGAAGCTATCGTTTGTTTCATTGCCGGCGGCGAAGGTGACACCTATGCACAAGAAGGTGAAGATCAGGGCAGCGGTCAAGGCAGAGGTGATCTGGCGGAAGTGTCGGTACATGATTTCTCCTATGATGCGGAGAGGCTACCACGCGGCAGGGGGCGGGGCAACAGGGACGGTGAAAGAAGAGGTAAAAAGAAGGCGGCCCCGAAGAGCCGCCCCTTGTCGGCCAAAGAGCTGCCAGCACAGGTAGGCAGCGAAGGTGAAACTCAGTAGTGGTAGCGACACTGGAGGACGATCAGGGCCATCCCCTGCGCATCGAGGCGATACACAAGGCGGTCTTCCTGATTGATGCGGCGGGACCAGCATCCCGCAAGGTCAAAGCGGAGCGGCTCCGGCTTGCCAAGGCCTTCAAACGGATTGCGGAGCGCATCACGCAGCAACTCATTGATGCGCTTCACCGTCCGTTTGTCGGTCGCCTGCCAGTACAGATAATCTTCCCACGCTTGGGACGTCCAGGTCAGCAGCATGGCTAATCCTCAAGGTCATGCTGTACCGTCTTTCCCGCGTCAGCGGCGTGCAATGCTTCCCGTAACCGGGCGGCATTGGCCGGGGAACGCAGTAGATAGGCTGTCTCCATGATGGCGTTGTAGTCCTCCAGGGACATCATGACGACGGAGGGGGACTTCTGGCGCGTGATGATGACGGGTTCGTGGTGGTCACAAACCCGGTTCATGGTTTCCGCAAGGTTCTGCCGTGCCTCGGTGTAGGTGATGGCCTGCGACATATGCGTCTCCTTTTTGTACAGAAACGAGTACATATTTTGTTTATTTTGTCAACTCCTCTCCTCCGGCCGTTGTCCATACCCATGGAGAACATAGATGGCCAGAGAATCCCATCGCCCGACCAAGACCAATTATCAGGACTACCTGTTCGACTTTTCCAACGTCGATTTTTCGCAGTATGCGGGACAGGGCAGTGCCCAAGGTCCCGATGTTGCGGCACAGCAGACTGACGAGCCCGGCTTTCTGGCACGTCTGGGAAACACGGCCCTTGCCATCGGCGAGGGGCTGACCATGCTGCCCGGCGGTATCGTGGGCACGGTGCGCGATACCTGGCACGGCGGCGATATCGATGTGACGGACACCGAGGCCATGCGGGACCGTGAGGAGCGCGCCCGCCAGCAGGCTGCCTATGTGCAGAAATATCAGGGGAAAGCCTTTGATGGTGTGGCTGATGCCATGATCTCCATGCCCTACAGCCTGGCAACCATGGGAGCCAGCCTGGGTGCCGGTATCCCGACGACTATGGCTGCGGGACCGGTGGTGGGCGGTGCTACAGGCATGGCAGCGTCCGGGGCTGTCGCCTACCGGGCCAGCAAGCAGAACTTCATGGAAAATATGCTGGCCGAGACCACCAAGATGTTGGGACGCACGCCGACCCAGGACGAATGGGACAGGATAGCCCAGGAGTTTGACAGCGAGGCGACGCAGTACGGTCTGTGGGAAGCCGGGCCGGAAGCCCTGAGCAATCTTTTCATGGCCAAGCTGCTGGGCCCTCTTGGGAAGCGGGTTTTCTCGGGTGGCATAGGTAACGCCGCAAAACGTGTGGCCGGCCTGTATGGCGAGGAGATGGCGACTGAAACTGCCACCCAGATGGGACAGGGATCCATCGAGGCCGATCTGGGCCTGCGCGATGAGGCTCCGGGCGTCTTGCAGGCGCTGGGGGAGGTGGCGCCAGCCACGTTCTGGCAGACGACGCTCATGGCTGGCGGAAAGAAGGGGCT
This is a stretch of genomic DNA from Desulfovibrio piger. It encodes these proteins:
- a CDS encoding GNAT family N-acetyltransferase: MQDSRLHMHYLGDTNAERNLLRAIYGRLKSEKTLSCTYYDGTIRSEEEFLADILHPGSLPFLVFWEGRQAGFCWFNTVRGKSAYGHFVFFRDFWGHQTTCQMGRAIFSRVLTFKDQQGYLFDVLLGLTPRKNALAWRLALLCGARQIGVIPHGVFDAANGKSADAMLVAVTRDSLGIEK
- a CDS encoding endonuclease, whose product is MYRHFRQITSALTAALIFTFLCIGVTFAAGNETNDSFAKAKKMLERQVYFDHRVTLYCGAIFDEGKNIDLPDGFVTEKHQKRASKVEWEHAVPAENFGRAFEEWREGHPQCVSKGKPFKGRKCAEKVNMEYRHMQADMYNLFPAIGAVNAVRGNKQYSELPSAKSAFGTCEAKMDGNRFEPPTRAKGQVARAALYMADSYDEYRLSRQQRQLFEAWNKMYPIDQWECTRAKRIEKLQGNENRFVKAPCQQVGLW
- a CDS encoding Txe/YoeB family addiction module toxin, with the protein product MLLTWTSQAWEDYLYWQATDKRTVKRINELLRDALRNPFEGLGKPEPLRFDLAGCWSRRINQEDRLVYRLDAQGMALIVLQCRYHY
- a CDS encoding type II toxin-antitoxin system Phd/YefM family antitoxin; the encoded protein is MSQAITYTEARQNLAETMNRVCDHHEPVIITRQKSPSVVMMSLEDYNAIMETAYLLRSPANAARLREALHAADAGKTVQHDLED